The following coding sequences are from one Comamonas koreensis window:
- the queC gene encoding 7-cyano-7-deazaguanine synthase QueC, with the protein MQDAKALVLFSGGQDSTVCLAWALSRYAQVETIGFDYGQNHRVELECRSTVLAHLRAQFPQWAAKLGEDHLLNIDVLGQISDTALTRDAALTYQADGLPNTFVPARNLVFLTLASAVAYRRQCTVLVGGMCETDFSGYPDCRDNTMKAMQVALSLGLGRQLVVETPLMWIDKAATWQLAQELGGDALTALVQEDTHTCYQGDRSERHDWGYGCGECPACALRAQGFARWKQAV; encoded by the coding sequence ATGCAAGACGCCAAGGCGCTGGTACTTTTTTCGGGTGGACAGGATTCCACCGTCTGCCTGGCTTGGGCCTTGAGCCGCTATGCCCAGGTCGAAACGATTGGCTTTGACTACGGCCAGAACCACCGGGTGGAGCTGGAGTGCCGCAGCACCGTGCTGGCTCACCTGCGCGCGCAGTTCCCGCAGTGGGCGGCGAAGCTGGGTGAGGACCACCTGCTCAATATTGATGTGCTCGGCCAGATCAGCGATACGGCGCTGACCCGCGACGCCGCGCTGACCTACCAGGCCGACGGCCTGCCCAATACCTTTGTGCCGGCGCGCAACCTGGTGTTTTTGACCTTGGCCTCTGCGGTGGCTTACCGCCGCCAGTGCACGGTGCTGGTCGGCGGCATGTGCGAGACCGACTTCTCCGGCTACCCCGACTGCCGCGATAACACGATGAAGGCCATGCAGGTGGCGCTCAGCCTGGGCCTGGGCCGGCAGCTGGTGGTGGAGACGCCTTTGATGTGGATTGACAAGGCGGCCACCTGGCAGCTGGCGCAAGAGCTGGGCGGCGACGCCCTGACCGCGCTGGTGCAGGAAGACACCCATACCTGCTACCAGGGCGACCGCAGCGAGCGCCATGACTGGGGCTATGGCTGCGGCGAATGCCCAGCATGCGCGTTGCGCGCACAGGGCTTCGCGCGTTGGAAGCAAGCGGTATAG
- a CDS encoding ArsR/SmtB family transcription factor → MIPHHPEAAQIHLENVLTALGNPTRLAVVRVLADGQERSCTALLRDQTKSTMTHHWRVLRSSGVIWQRPVGRENLLSLRREDLDARFPGLLDAILSATRSDALTDASTAWGGR, encoded by the coding sequence ATGATCCCTCACCACCCTGAAGCTGCGCAGATCCATTTGGAAAATGTGCTCACCGCCCTGGGCAACCCCACGCGCCTGGCGGTCGTGCGTGTGCTGGCCGATGGCCAGGAGCGCAGCTGCACGGCGCTTTTGCGCGACCAGACCAAATCGACCATGACGCACCACTGGCGCGTGCTGCGCAGCAGCGGCGTGATCTGGCAGCGCCCCGTGGGGCGCGAGAACCTGCTGTCGCTGCGGCGCGAGGACCTCGATGCCCGTTTTCCCGGCCTGCTCGACGCGATACTCTCGGCCACGCGCAGCGATGCGCTCACCGATGCCAGCACGGCCTGGGGCGGGCGCTGA
- the fusA gene encoding elongation factor G, with the protein MARHTPIERYRNIGISAHIDAGKTTTTERILFYTGVSHKLGEVHDGAATMDWMAQEQERGITITSAATTAFWSGMERNFAAHRINIIDTPGHVDFTIEVERSMRVLDGAVMVYDSVGGVQPQSETVWRQANKYKVPRLAFVNKMDRIGADFFRVRQMMVDRLKANPVPIVIPIGAEAEFSGVIDLIKMKAIIWDEASQGMKFEYREIPAELQATAQEWRTKMVEAAAEASEALTDKYLSDGDLPEADIIAGLRLRTIATEIQPMLCGSAFKNKGVQRLLDAVVELMPSPLDVPAVTGHSEDENDSTVLRRRADDGEKFSALAFKLMTDPFVGQLTFVRVYSGVLSKGDLVYNPIRGRKERIGRIVQMHANERQEIDEIRAGDIAACVGLKEVTTGETLSDPSAPIILERMSFPEPVIAQAIEPKTKADQEKMGIALSRLAAEDPSFRVRTDEESGQTIIAGMGELHLEIIVDRMKREFNVEANVGKPQVAYRETIRNTVKDVDGKFVRQSGGKGQYGHVVFTLEPMASGEGFAFVDEIKGGVVPREYIPAVEKGVREALATGVLAGYPVVDVRVRLTFGSYHDVDSSEQAFKMAAIFGFKEGMKKANPVILEPMMAVEVETPEDYAGTVMGDLSSRRGMVQGMDDIAGGGKSIKAEVPLSEMFGYATQLRSMTQGRATYTMEFKRYTEAPAHVVAGIATRSNR; encoded by the coding sequence ATGGCCCGCCATACCCCCATAGAACGCTATCGCAACATCGGCATCTCTGCGCACATCGATGCCGGAAAAACCACGACGACCGAGCGCATCCTGTTCTATACCGGGGTGAGCCACAAGCTGGGCGAGGTGCATGATGGCGCCGCCACAATGGACTGGATGGCCCAGGAGCAAGAGCGCGGCATCACGATCACCTCGGCCGCGACGACGGCCTTCTGGTCGGGCATGGAACGCAACTTTGCGGCGCACCGCATCAACATCATCGACACCCCCGGTCACGTGGACTTCACGATCGAGGTCGAGCGCTCCATGCGCGTGCTCGACGGCGCCGTCATGGTCTATGACTCGGTGGGCGGGGTGCAGCCGCAGTCCGAAACCGTCTGGCGCCAGGCCAACAAGTACAAGGTGCCGCGCCTGGCCTTTGTCAACAAGATGGACCGCATTGGTGCGGACTTCTTCCGCGTGCGCCAGATGATGGTGGACCGCCTCAAAGCCAACCCTGTGCCCATCGTGATTCCGATTGGTGCCGAGGCCGAGTTCTCGGGCGTGATCGACCTCATCAAGATGAAGGCCATCATCTGGGACGAGGCCTCGCAGGGCATGAAGTTCGAGTACCGGGAGATTCCCGCCGAGCTGCAGGCGACGGCGCAGGAGTGGCGCACCAAGATGGTGGAAGCCGCTGCCGAAGCGAGCGAAGCGCTGACCGACAAGTACCTGAGCGATGGTGATCTGCCCGAGGCCGACATCATTGCCGGCTTGCGCCTGCGCACGATTGCCACCGAGATCCAGCCCATGCTGTGTGGCTCGGCCTTCAAGAACAAGGGTGTGCAGCGCCTGCTGGACGCCGTGGTCGAGCTCATGCCGTCGCCGCTGGATGTGCCTGCGGTGACCGGCCACAGCGAAGACGAGAACGACAGCACGGTGCTCAGGCGCCGCGCCGACGATGGCGAGAAGTTCTCTGCCCTCGCCTTCAAGCTGATGACCGATCCCTTTGTGGGCCAGCTGACCTTTGTGCGCGTCTACTCGGGCGTGCTCAGCAAGGGCGACCTGGTCTACAACCCGATCCGTGGCCGCAAGGAGCGCATTGGCCGCATCGTGCAGATGCATGCCAATGAGCGCCAGGAAATCGACGAGATCCGCGCCGGCGATATTGCCGCCTGCGTGGGCCTCAAGGAGGTGACCACCGGTGAGACCTTGAGCGACCCGAGCGCGCCCATCATCCTGGAGCGCATGTCCTTTCCTGAGCCCGTCATCGCGCAAGCGATCGAGCCCAAGACCAAAGCCGACCAGGAAAAGATGGGCATTGCGCTGTCGCGCCTGGCCGCCGAGGATCCGTCGTTCCGCGTGCGCACCGATGAGGAATCGGGCCAGACCATCATCGCCGGCATGGGCGAGCTGCACCTGGAGATCATCGTCGACCGCATGAAGCGGGAGTTCAATGTGGAGGCCAATGTGGGCAAGCCCCAGGTGGCCTACCGCGAGACCATCCGCAACACGGTCAAGGATGTGGACGGCAAGTTTGTGCGCCAGTCGGGCGGCAAGGGCCAGTATGGCCATGTGGTCTTCACCCTGGAGCCGATGGCGTCCGGCGAAGGCTTTGCGTTTGTCGACGAGATCAAGGGCGGTGTGGTGCCGCGCGAGTACATCCCCGCCGTTGAGAAAGGCGTGCGCGAGGCGCTGGCAACCGGCGTGCTGGCCGGCTACCCGGTGGTGGATGTGCGTGTGCGCCTCACTTTTGGTTCGTACCACGATGTGGACTCGTCCGAGCAGGCCTTCAAGATGGCGGCCATCTTCGGCTTTAAGGAAGGCATGAAGAAGGCCAACCCGGTCATCCTGGAGCCGATGATGGCCGTCGAGGTCGAAACGCCCGAGGACTATGCCGGCACGGTGATGGGCGACCTGTCATCGCGCCGGGGCATGGTCCAGGGCATGGATGACATCGCCGGTGGCGGCAAGAGCATCAAGGCCGAGGTCCCCTTGTCCGAGATGTTTGGCTATGCCACGCAGCTGCGCTCGATGACGCAGGGCCGCGCCACCTACACGATGGAGTTCAAGCGCTACACCGAAGCGCCAGCCCATGTGGTAGCCGGTATTGCGACCCGGTCGAACCGCTAA